In Solanum stenotomum isolate F172 chromosome 6, ASM1918654v1, whole genome shotgun sequence, one DNA window encodes the following:
- the LOC125867596 gene encoding 2-methylene-furan-3-one reductase: MEALLSSTTLQLKPFHPPSSFSSLHSPFSSTSALRVKGSRKAETFIQRSQFSTVLPLRVSASSQAAAAQTSTSISIPSEMKAWSYTDYGSVDVLKLESNVAVPDIKEDQVLIKVVAAALNPIDFKRRLGKFKATDSPLPTVPGYDVAGVVVKVGSQVKELKEGDEVYGDINEKAIDGPNQFGSLAEYTAVEEKLVALKPKNLSFAEAAALPLVIETAYEGLEKAGFSAGQSILVLGGAGGVGSLVIQLAKQVFGASKVAATSSTGKLELLKSLGADLAIDYTKENFEDLPDKFDVVYDSVGQGEKAVKAVKEGGSVVVLTGAVTPPGFRFVVTSNGEMLKKLNPYLESGKVKPVIDPKGPFPFDKVVDAFSHLETGRATGKVVIYPIP, encoded by the exons ATGGAAGCTCTGTTATCTTCCACTACTCTTCAACTCAAACCCTTTCATCCaccctcttctttctcttctcttcACTCTCCATTTTCTTCTACTTCTGCTCTTAGAGTAAAGGGTAGCAGAAAAGCTGAAACTTTTATTCAAAGAAGCCAATTTTCCACTGTTTTGCCACTTAGAGTCTCTGCTAGTTCTCAAGCTGCAGctgctcaaacatccacaagcATTTCTATTCCTTCTGAAATGAAAGCTTGGAGTTATACTGATTATGGAAGTGTTGATGTTTTGAAGTTGGAGTCCAATGTTGCAGTTCCTGACATTAAGGAAGATCAAGTCTTGATTAAGGTTGTTGCTGCTGCTCTTAACCCTATTGATTTTAAACGAAGGCTCGGAAAATTTAAGGCCACTGATTCTCCACTTCCA ACTGTGCCAGGTTATGATGTTGCTGGTGTGGTAGTGAAAGTTGGTAGTCAAGTAAAGGAGTTAAAAGAAGGAGATGAAGTGTATGGAGATATAAATGAGAAAGCAATAGATGGACCAAATCAATTTGGATCTTTAGCTGAGTACACTGCTGTTGAAGAGAAACTAGTTGCTTTGAAACCCAAGAATCTGAGTTTTGCGGAGGCTGCTGCTCTTCCTCTAGTTATTGAAACtgcttatgaaggtcttgagaaaGCTGGATTTTCTGCTGGCCAATCCATTCTTGTTTTGGGAGGTGCTGGTGGTGTTGGATCCCTTGTAATCCAG CTTGCTAAACAAGTATTTGGTGCTTCAAAAGTAGCAGCTACCTCTAGCACAGGGAAGTTGGAACTCCTGAAAAGCTTAGGAGCTGATTTAGCTATTGACTACACTAAGGAGAATTTTGAAGATCTGCCTGACAAGTTTGATGTTGTTTATGATTCTGTTG GTCAGGGTGAAAAGGCGGTGAAGGCAGTGAAGGAAGGTGGGAGTGTGGTAGTGCTAACAGGGGCAGTAACACCACCAGGTTTTAGATTTGTGGTGACATCAAATGGAGAAATGTTGAAGAAACTGAACCCATACTTGGAGAGTGGGAAGGTGAAACCAGTGATAGATCCAAAGGGACCATTCCCATTTGATAAGGTTGTGGATGCTTTCTCTCATCTTGAAACTGGAAGAGCCACTGGAAAAGTTGTCATTTATCCCATTCCTTAA
- the LOC125867591 gene encoding probable nucleoredoxin 1 gives MAGEDCHDVIKLLGSSDRDFLIRNNGDKVKLDTLKEKKIGLYFSASWCGPCKHFTPNLVEAYNGLLPKGDFEVVFLTADMDDESFKEYFSKMPWLAVPFSDSETRKHLNELFAVRGIPHLVILDASGKVVTNSGVKIIVEHGVEGYPFTQERLNELKEQEETAKREQSLKSILESQSRNYVIAADGRKVPVAELEGKIIGLYFSMTSFEECESFTGKLIEMYDKLKSQGENFEIVMIPLDDEDEDESFKKEFSRMPWFSLPLKDKTCEKLVRYFELSTLPTLVIIGTDGKTLHSNVAEAIEGHGILAYPFTPEKFTELEQIEKAKREAQTLESILVSGDHDFVIGKDGERILVSDLVGKNILLYFSAHWCPPCRAFTPQLKEAYETIKAKNGPLEVIFISSDQDQASFDDYFATMPWLALPFGDERKTYLSRLFKVRGIPALVAVGPSGKTVTTEARSLIMCHGAKAFPFTEERMKEIEAETAEMVKGWPEKIMHKLHEHELLLSKRSGYNCDVCDEVGQLWSFYCEECDFDMHPKCALEEKKESNMDMDTEEDQKDQGKEEQKANEGWICDGEVCFKG, from the exons ATGGCAGGGGAGGATTGTCATGATGTGATCAAGCTACTTGGTTCTTCAGATCGTGACTTTCTTATTCGCAACAATGGTGACAAG GTTAAGCTTGATACtttaaaggagaaaaaaatcGGTTTGTACTTTTCAGCATCATGGTGTGGTCCATGCAAACATTTCACCCCAAATTTGGTAGAGGCGTACAATGGGCTCCTACCAAAAGGAGACTTTGAAGTTGTTTTCCTTACTGCTGATATGGATGATGAATCTTTTAAGGAGTACTTTTCTAAAATGCCTTGGCTCGCTGTCCCATTCTCTGATTCTGAAACACGTAAACATCTGAATGAATTGTTTGCTGTTAGGGGAATACCCCACTTAGTGATCCTTGATGCTAGTGGGAAGGTAGTGACAAATAGCGGGGTTAAAATCATTGTTGAGCATGGGGTGGAGGGCTACCCTTTCACTCAAGAACGGCTAAATGAACTTAAAGAGCAAGAAGAAACCGCTAAAAGAGAACAGTCTTTGAAATCTATCTTGGAGTCACAGTCAAGAAACTACGTAATTGCAGCTGATGGAAGGAAG GTACCTGTTGCTGAGCTTGAAGGCAAGATTATAGGCCTATATTTCTCAATGACTTCTTTTGAAGAATGTGAATCCTTTACTGGGAAGCTGATCGAGATGTATGACAAGTTGAAGTCTCAGGGAGAAAACTTTGAGATTGTCATGATTCCTCTTGacgatgaagatgaagatgaatcTTTTAAGAAAGAGTTTTCGAGAATGCCTTGGTTTTCACTTCCCTTAAAAGACAAGACCTGCGAGAAGCTGGTCAGGTACTTTGAGCTCTCTACCCTTCCTACCTTAGTCATCATTGGAACAGACGGGAAGACTCTTCATTCTAATGTTGCTGAAGCCATCGAGGGGCATGGTATCCTGGCATATCCTTTTACCCCTGAGAAGTTTACTGAACTCGAGCAGATAGAGAAAGCTAAACGGGAAGCACAAACATTGGAGTCGATTTTAGTCAGTGGAGATCATGATTTCGTCATTGGAAAAGATGGTGAAAGG ATCCTGGTGTCTGACCTCGTAGGGAAGAATATTCTCCTTTACTTCTCAGCACATTGGTGTCCCCCATGCCGTGCTTTTACACCACAGCTTAAAGAGGCATATGAGACGATAAAAGCCAAAAATGGTCCATTGGAAGTGATTTTCATATCTAGCGACCAAGATCAAGCCTCATTTGATGACTATTTTGCTACAATGCCATGGCTGGCTCTTCCCTTTGGTGATGAGAGGAAGACATATTTGAGTCGCCTATTCAAAGTTCGTGGCATACCAGCATTGGTTGCTGTAGGGCCATCAGGCAAGACTGTTACAACTGAAGCCAGAAGTTTGATCATGTGTCATGGTGCTAAGGCTTTTCCATTCACCGAGGAGCGTATGAAGGAGATTGAAGCAGAAACTGCAGAAATGGTAAAGGGGTGGCCTGAGAAAATTATGCACAAACTTCACGAGCATGAACTTCTGCTTTCTAAGCGTTCTGGTTACAATTGTGATGTATGCGATGAGGTGGGACAGCTATGGTCATTCTATTGCGAAGAGTGTGACTTTGATATGCACCCAAAATGTGCTCtagaagagaaaaaggaaagCAACATGGATATGGATACCGAGGAAGATCAAAAGGATCAAGGCAAAGAGGAACAGAAAGCAAATGAAGGATGGATTTGTGATGGTGAAGTTTGTTTCAAAGGTTAA
- the LOC125867592 gene encoding probable nucleoredoxin 1: MAMAIDLESSSNDLTVVLSSKERDFLICTNGEQVTLSSITGKLLGLYFSGSWCGPCRQFTPKLVEAYESLYPKGDFEIVFISSDKDDESFNEYFVKMPWLAVPFSDAEARKNLKQLFKVRAIPHLVILDGTGKVLSNDGVKFIKHFGPEAYPFTSERINYLRLEEEKAKENQSLRSLLVYGSRDFLISNEENKISVSELEGKTVCLYFGTSTHRGCKNFTLKLAEVYKKLKGNNFEIVLISLDEKYEDFKESFEAMPWLALPFKDKNCERLIQYFEHKLLPQLVVLSPDGKTLQQNAVKFVEEYGDEAFPFTQEKLVTLANLKKKKLEAQTLESILVTADRDFVISNGGLKVPVQKLVGNNIVLYFAASWSLPSREFQPKLVTAYQEIKKKDENFEVIFISSDQDESSFNNFFSSMPWLALPFDDERRSFLSRRFNIVGIPVAIAIGPNGSTVNTQVRQLLETHGAGAYPFTEDHIKILQQQLDKNTTGWPKKDRNEIHNEHELALIHQQVYLCSGCKEMGYGWAFFCKRCDYGLHPKCAPKQEEMN, translated from the exons ATGGCTATGGCAATCGATCTAGAAAGCTCCTCGAATGATCTCACAGTTGTACTGTCTTCAAAGGAGAGAGACTTTCTAATATGTACAAATGGCGAACAG GTTACATTGAGCAGCATAACAGGAAAGCTTCTGGGCTTGTATTTCTCCGGTTCATGGTGTGGTCCATGTCGCCAGTTTACACCAAAGTTGGTGGAAGCTTATGAGAGTCTATATCCTAAAGGTGACTTTGAAATAGTGTTCATTTCATCTGATAAAGATGACGAATCGTTTAATGAATACTTTGTGAAAATGCCGTGGCTTGCTGTTCCTTTTTCTGATGCTGAGGCTAGAAAGAACTTAAAGCAGTTGTTCAAAGTAAGGGCAATTCCACATCTTGTGATTCTTGATGGGACAGGCAAAGTTTTGAGCAACGATGGCGTTAAATTTATCAAGCACTTTGGTCCTGAAGCCTATCCATTTACGTCTGAAAGAATTAATTACTTGAGGCTGGAAGAAGAGAAGGCTAAGGAGAATCAGTCTTTGAGGTCTCTTCTGGTCTATGGATCACGCGATTTCCTGATCTCGAATGAAGAGAACAAG ATTTCCGTGTCTGAGCTTGAAGGGAAAACAGTTTGCCTATATTTTGGAACGAGTACTCATAGAGGGTGCAAGAATTTCACCTTGAAGCTAGCAGAGGTATACAAAAAGCTTAAAGGAAATAACTTTGAAATTGTGCTGATTTCTCTGGATGAAAAATATGAGGATTTTAAAGAAAGCTTTGAAGCAATGCCATGGTTGGCTTTACCTTTCAAAGACAAGAACTGTGAGAGACTGATTCAGTACTTTGAGCATAAACTCCTACCACAGCTTGTCGTATTAAGTCCAGATGGGAAGACTCTGCAGCAAAATGCAGTTAAATTTGTTGAAGAATATGGAGATGAAGCATTTCCTTTCACACAAGAAAAGCTTGTAACTTTGGCTAatctaaagaagaagaaactagAAGCACAAACATTAGAGTCTATTCTTGTTACTGCAGATCGAGATTTTGTCATTTCAAATGGCGGTTTAAAG GTTCCTGTACAAAAACTAGTAGGGAACAACATTGTACTGTATTTTGCAGCAAGTTGGAGTCTCCCAAGTCGAGAATTTCAACCCAAACTCGTAACTGCATACCAAGAAATcaagaagaaagatgaaaattttgaagtgaTTTTCATCTCTAGTGATCAAGATGAGTCTTCCTTTAATAACTTCTTTTCAAGTATGCCCTGGTTGGCACTTCCTTTCGATGATGAAAGGAGGTCATTTCTGTCACGCAGATTCAACATTGTAGGCATTCCAGTGGCCATAGCAATTGGTCCTAATGGCAGCACTGTGAATACACAAGTACGGCAGCTGTTAGAGACACACGGTGCAGGAGCCTATCCCTTCACAGAAGACCATATAAAGATTTTGCAGCAACAACTCGACAAAAATACAACGGGTTGGCCCAAGAAAGACAGAAATGAAATTCACAATGAGCATGAACTTGCACTGATACATCAGCAAGTGTATCTTTGCAGCGGGTGCAAGGAGATGGGGTACGGGTGGGCTTTCTTCTGCAAACGTTGCGACTATGGACTCCATCCAAAATGTGCTCCAAAACAAGAAGAAATGAACTGA